In Cydia fagiglandana chromosome 9, ilCydFagi1.1, whole genome shotgun sequence, a single window of DNA contains:
- the LOC134667203 gene encoding signal peptidase complex subunit 1, giving the protein MDFFTSIPTHIDYVGQAKAEKLYRAIITLFSIVGFVWGYIVQQFSQSVYILGAGFLLAAILTVPPWPMYRRNPLNWQNPRNPEEKPAGKKGKK; this is encoded by the coding sequence ATGGATTTCTTCACATCAATCCCAACTCACATTGACTACGTCGGGCAAGCAAAGGCAGAGAAATTATACAGAGCCATCATAACACTGTTCAGCATCGTAGGATTTGTTTGGGGGTATATAGTTCAGCAGTTCTCTCAATCAGTGTATATCCTGGGAGCCGGTTTCCTGCTGGCTGCCATCTTGACCGTGCCCCCGTGGCCCATGTACCGCCGAAACCCTCTGAACTGGCAGAATCCAAGAAACCCGGAAGAAAAACCCGCAGGCAAGAAAGGAAAGAAATGA
- the LOC134667218 gene encoding serine-threonine kinase receptor-associated protein yields the protein MTTFKQVPLTCGGHTRPVVHLDFSDVTKDGYYLISACKDGKPMLRQGETGDWIGTFEGHKGAVWGVALTQNANLAASGAADFSAKLWDARYGEVVHTFDHDHIVKSVNFNADDSLLLTASNEKLIRVFDLNKPEAGPVEKFSAHTSSIRHAVFLHNSRIASVSDDLTMRVWDRTSGQEVNKIEFTSIPNSLELSRDGAILTVAHGTNVSFYSTDTMRKMREVAVPTKCYSASLAPSRATFVCGGEDLKVYKFDYNTGTELECNKGHFGPVHCVRWSPDGELYATGSEDGTVRLWQGVPGRVYGLWRRSNETAPITNGFKEVAAN from the exons atgacaacATTTAAGCAAGTTCCTCTTACATGTGGTGGCCATACTAGACCAGTGGTGCATTTGGACTTTAGTGACGTTACCAAGGATGGGTATTACCTGATTTCTGCCTGCAAAG ATGGCAAGCCCATGTTGCGGCAAGGTGAGACAGGCGACTGGATTGGCACCTTCGAGGGGCACAAAGGAGCCGTGTGGGGCGTAGCCCTGACTCAAAACGCTAACTTGGCGGCCAGCGGCGCTGCTGATTTCTCAG cgAAACTCTGGGACGCGCGTTACGGCGAGGTGGTACACACGTTTGACCACGACCACATAGTGAAGAGCGTGAACTTCAACGCTGACGACTCTCTTCTTCTTACTGCGAGCAACGAGAAACTCATCCGGGTGTTCGATCTGAACAAGCCTGAGGCTGGCC CCGTGGAAAAATTCAGCGCCCACACCAGCAGTATCCGCCACGCGGTGTTTCTCCACAACTCTCGTATCGCCAGCGTCAGCGACGATCTCACTATGCGCGTCTGGGACAGGACGTCTGGCCAG GAGGTGAACAAAATCGAGTTTACTTCAATTCCAAATAGTTTAGAGCTGTCAAGAGATGGCGCCATTTTGACAGTAGCACACG GTACCAACGTGTCATTCTACTCGACGGACACGATGCGCAAGATGCGCGAAGTGGCCGTCCCGACCAAGTGCTACTCCGCCTCGCTGGCCCCCTCGCGGGCCACCTTCGTGTGCGGCGGCGAGGACCTCAAGGTCTACAAGTTCGACTACAACACGGGCACCGAACTAG AGTGTAACAAAGGCCATTTCGGTCCGGTGCACTGCGTGCGGTGGTCGCCGGACGGCGAGCTGTACGCCACCGGCTCTGAAGACGGCACCGTGCGATTGTGGCAG ggtgtgCCCGGGCGCGTGTACGGGCTGTGGCGGCGCAGCAACGAAACGGCGCCCATCACCAACGGCTTCAAGGAGGTCGCCGCCAACTGA